In the genome of Massilia sp. PAMC28688, one region contains:
- the tatC gene encoding twin-arginine translocase subunit TatC has translation MTEQAPAEETFISHLVELRDRLVKALIGVALVCAGLFLWPGPADIYDFIARPMIESLPPGSKMIATGVISPFLVPMKVTLVLAIILALPWVFYQMWAFIAPGLYAHEKRLVLPLVLSSSALFMAGVAFCYFLVFGRVFKFIGEFAPTSIAVTPDIENYLDFVMSMCLAFGATFEVPVVVVILVRMGIVSVAKLKEIRPYAIVGAFAIAAIVTPPDAVSMLALAIPMCLLFEVGILLAPLFVRATQAPEEPELKT, from the coding sequence ATGACAGAGCAAGCACCGGCCGAAGAGACCTTCATCTCTCACTTAGTTGAACTGCGCGACCGCCTGGTGAAGGCGCTCATTGGCGTGGCGCTGGTGTGCGCGGGCCTGTTCCTGTGGCCCGGGCCTGCCGACATCTACGACTTCATTGCCAGGCCGATGATTGAATCTCTGCCGCCCGGCTCCAAGATGATTGCCACGGGCGTCATTTCACCATTTCTGGTGCCCATGAAGGTCACCCTGGTGCTGGCCATCATCCTGGCGCTGCCCTGGGTGTTTTACCAGATGTGGGCATTCATCGCGCCGGGCCTGTATGCGCACGAAAAGCGGCTGGTGCTGCCGCTGGTCCTGTCATCGTCGGCATTGTTCATGGCCGGCGTGGCGTTTTGCTATTTCCTCGTGTTTGGCCGGGTATTCAAGTTCATTGGCGAATTCGCACCCACCTCCATTGCCGTGACGCCGGATATTGAAAACTATCTCGATTTCGTCATGTCCATGTGCCTGGCTTTTGGCGCCACCTTTGAAGTGCCGGTGGTGGTCGTGATCCTGGTGCGCATGGGCATAGTCAGCGTGGCCAAGCTCAAGGAAATCCGGCCCTACGCCATCGTGGGCGCGTTTGCCATTGCCGCCATCGTGACGCCGCCGGACGCGGTCAGCATGCTGGCCTTGGCCATTCCAATGTGCCTGTTGTTTGAAGTGGGCATCCTGCTCGCGCCGCTGTTCGTGCGCGCCACCCAGGCGCCGGAAGAGCCGGAACTGAAGACTTGA
- a CDS encoding hemerythrin domain-containing protein has product MFSLNQLSPSITDMIRFDHSHVLVTFHQYTSTTKDTVKKALADTICDALEIHATLEEEIFYPVLRRLNPTESVIMKSEPEHDEMRRMISELRATPAHDSKHDTLLHDLMRDVMHHVADEETVLLPEAERMLGKERLNELGAAMTKRRLELLKPKAGQIAKNTAVGFSGSTTAIVVGLAGALMAARFVSRKMPDMGTTHH; this is encoded by the coding sequence ATGTTTTCTTTGAACCAGTTAAGCCCATCCATTACGGACATGATCCGTTTTGATCACTCGCATGTGCTGGTCACGTTCCACCAGTACACCAGCACGACCAAGGATACGGTCAAGAAAGCGCTGGCCGACACGATCTGCGATGCGCTGGAAATCCATGCCACCTTGGAAGAAGAGATCTTTTATCCCGTCCTGCGCCGCCTCAACCCAACGGAGTCGGTCATCATGAAGAGCGAGCCGGAGCATGATGAAATGCGCCGCATGATCAGCGAGCTGCGCGCCACGCCCGCCCATGACAGCAAGCACGACACCCTGTTGCACGACCTGATGCGCGACGTCATGCATCACGTTGCCGATGAGGAAACCGTGCTGCTGCCGGAAGCGGAACGCATGCTGGGCAAGGAACGCCTCAACGAACTGGGCGCGGCCATGACCAAGCGCCGCCTGGAGTTGCTCAAACCCAAGGCTGGGCAGATTGCAAAGAATACGGCAGTCGGATTTTCCGGCAGCACCACGGCCATCGTGGTGGGCCTGGCCGGCGCCCTGATGGCTGCGCGTTTCGTGTCCAGGAAAATGCCTGACATGGGCACCACGCACCACTAA
- a CDS encoding PHB depolymerase family esterase translates to MRSISTIAACCLLPAAALAQVQPGPGSWSANQTWAADTVNGGNLTGFVYWPSVPPALGGKRALVLVLHGCAQTAASDVIDSATDGGFNWKRAADQYGAVILAPNATGNVYGSHCWDYASTSHKRTSGHDGVLLDLVHRFVSHPQYGIDPKQVYVTGLSSGGGQAMALGCLAPDIFAGLGINAGPPPGTTTGQIGFVPSGYSAATAANQCRNLAGANAPFFATQISSVVWGTSDYTVAQAYGPMDAAAMRLVYGGTFTKGAPVAVTPGGSNIFHTDAGGKVRTAEMSVTGQGHAWPAGAGGQATHFVDASKVNYPAFVMDFWFRHNARVSTVAAPVMTACSATVSGTTATVSGAAMDQAGPVSSYRVQLSGATPVDDGAAGSGASFSKGYALAHGYYTGSVSATNAATGQVSAACQLPQFLVGTAPALPPPAGLTVTARGATSISLAWTAVQGAGGYHVYRDGSRITAAPVSTTSHTAGGLADSTAYRFQVSAVGAAGEGGLSAAVSASTTSGFICTATSASNYAHVQAGRAYASGGYAYARGSGQNMGLNNTFYIRTLAQTSPAYYLIGHCPAP, encoded by the coding sequence ATGCGGTCAATCTCAACCATTGCGGCGTGCTGTCTCCTGCCGGCGGCCGCCCTGGCCCAGGTCCAGCCCGGGCCAGGCAGCTGGAGCGCCAACCAGACCTGGGCCGCGGACACGGTCAACGGCGGCAACCTCACCGGTTTCGTCTACTGGCCATCGGTGCCGCCCGCGCTGGGCGGCAAACGGGCGCTGGTGCTGGTGCTGCACGGCTGCGCCCAGACGGCCGCGAGTGACGTGATCGACTCGGCCACTGATGGCGGCTTCAACTGGAAGCGCGCGGCCGACCAGTATGGCGCCGTGATCCTGGCGCCCAATGCCACCGGCAATGTCTATGGCAGCCACTGCTGGGACTATGCCAGCACCAGCCACAAGCGCACCAGCGGCCACGACGGCGTGCTGCTCGACCTGGTGCACCGTTTTGTCAGCCATCCCCAGTACGGGATCGATCCGAAACAGGTGTACGTGACGGGATTGTCTTCCGGCGGCGGCCAGGCCATGGCCCTGGGCTGCCTGGCGCCGGATATTTTTGCCGGTCTCGGCATCAATGCTGGCCCCCCACCGGGCACCACCACCGGGCAAATTGGCTTCGTGCCATCGGGCTACAGCGCGGCGACGGCGGCGAACCAGTGCCGCAACCTGGCGGGAGCGAACGCCCCGTTCTTTGCCACCCAGATAAGCAGCGTGGTATGGGGCACCAGCGACTACACGGTCGCCCAGGCGTACGGCCCCATGGATGCGGCGGCCATGCGCCTGGTCTATGGCGGCACGTTCACCAAGGGCGCGCCGGTGGCGGTCACCCCTGGCGGCAGCAATATTTTTCACACCGATGCCGGCGGCAAGGTGCGCACGGCCGAGATGTCGGTCACGGGCCAGGGCCACGCCTGGCCGGCCGGGGCCGGGGGCCAGGCCACCCATTTCGTCGACGCCAGCAAGGTCAACTATCCCGCCTTTGTGATGGATTTCTGGTTTCGCCACAATGCGCGCGTCAGCACGGTGGCCGCTCCCGTCATGACGGCCTGCAGCGCGACCGTGTCGGGCACGACGGCGACCGTGAGCGGCGCGGCGATGGATCAGGCAGGGCCGGTGAGCAGTTACCGCGTGCAGCTTTCCGGGGCAACGCCGGTCGATGATGGCGCTGCCGGCAGCGGTGCCAGTTTCAGCAAGGGTTACGCCCTGGCCCATGGCTATTACACGGGCAGCGTCAGCGCCACCAATGCGGCCACCGGGCAGGTGTCGGCGGCCTGCCAGCTGCCGCAATTTCTGGTGGGAACCGCCCCGGCCCTGCCGCCGCCGGCCGGCCTGACAGTGACGGCGCGCGGCGCCACTTCCATCTCCCTGGCCTGGACGGCGGTGCAGGGTGCCGGCGGCTATCATGTGTACCGCGACGGTAGCCGGATAACGGCGGCGCCGGTCAGCACCACCAGCCATACGGCGGGGGGCCTGGCCGACAGCACGGCTTACCGGTTCCAGGTCTCGGCCGTGGGAGCGGCCGGGGAAGGCGGCCTCTCGGCGGCCGTGAGCGCCAGCACGACAAGCGGATTCATCTGTACGGCCACCAGCGCCAGCAATTATGCACATGTCCAGGCTGGACGGGCTTATGCCAGCGGCGGCTATGCCTATGCCCGGGGTTCGGGCCAGAACATGGGCCTGAACAATACTTTCTATATCCGGACACTGGCCCAGACCAGTCCCGCGTATTACCTCATCGGGCATTGTCCGGCGCCGTGA
- a CDS encoding alpha/beta hydrolase — translation MQSALRIVLLLGAAYALACLVLFLLQRSLLYYPQPRRLGTDATVMKLAVADAELLVSTRPATGPEAVIYFGGNGEDVSGSVPDLAAAFPAHALYALHYRGYGGSSGKPSQDALFADALALFDKVHASHPHVTVVGRSLGSGVAVHLASVRPAERLVLVTPYDSIAGIAAARFPYFPVRFLLRDRYESFRYAPQIKVPTTIITAERDEVIPRASTSLLRTRFAPGIAHEVVIAARGHNTLQEDPLYTQALSGRR, via the coding sequence ATGCAGTCGGCGCTGCGCATCGTGCTGCTGCTGGGCGCGGCGTATGCGCTGGCCTGCCTGGTGCTGTTCCTGCTCCAGCGCTCGCTGCTCTACTACCCGCAGCCGCGCCGCCTTGGCACCGATGCCACCGTCATGAAGCTGGCCGTGGCCGATGCCGAGCTGCTGGTCAGCACCCGCCCCGCCACGGGGCCGGAGGCCGTCATCTACTTTGGCGGCAATGGCGAGGACGTGTCGGGCAGCGTGCCGGACCTGGCCGCGGCCTTCCCGGCGCACGCCTTATATGCCCTGCATTACCGCGGCTATGGCGGCAGCAGCGGCAAGCCGAGCCAGGATGCCCTGTTTGCCGATGCGCTGGCCCTGTTCGACAAGGTGCACGCCAGCCATCCCCATGTCACCGTGGTTGGCCGCAGCCTGGGCAGCGGTGTGGCGGTGCACCTGGCCAGCGTGCGCCCGGCCGAGCGCCTGGTGCTGGTCACGCCCTACGACAGCATTGCCGGCATTGCCGCCGCCCGGTTTCCCTACTTCCCGGTGCGCTTCCTGCTGCGCGACCGCTATGAATCATTCCGCTACGCGCCGCAGATCAAGGTGCCCACCACCATCATCACGGCCGAGCGCGACGAAGTCATTCCGCGCGCCAGCACCAGCCTGCTGCGCACGCGCTTTGCGCCGGGTATCGCGCACGAAGTCGTCATTGCGGCGCGCGGACACAACACCTTGCAGGAAGATCCCCTTTACACCCAGGCGCTGTCGGGCAGGCGCTGA
- a CDS encoding DUF885 domain-containing protein — protein MIKSKIALAVLLTTFALAPVDAAKSKKPAKGKTGTSAKAKGKQGKAKAPVARQRKAGAVRQEARAEAPASRASNDAPGDRRFNTVSMQFLGALWRMDPEGAIYAGKYDSAASLTIPSPERRAQQLAFIDDWLERFGKLDPARLSPKQRTDHALIVNKLNADKWYLTTFREFEWNPALHNVAGPLDLILGSSYAAKPQRLRTLLRRLAQVPAFYAAAQAGLVNPTREHTQLALEQAPGTLVVLADLGKAAQESILTPAEKNQFAQRIAAAGSAVLAYTDFLRELDQKQQASNSARSFRIGKALYEQKFAHDIQASVSAEQMYRKALTARDELLARMDQLSDELWPKYMAGTPKPADRFRKIGMVIDTLSANHVAAKDFFPEIRRQIPVLSDWVVQNNLLTLDPQKPLVVRETPMYQRGLAGASIDAPGPYRPKDRTFYNVTPLDGLTPEQAESTLREYNHWILQILNIHEAIPGHYAQLVYANKSPSLIKALFGNGAMIEGWAVYGERMMLESGYGGNTPEMWLMYSKWNLRVVTNTILDYNVHVLGMTEAQAMDLLMRQAFQTRSQASEKWHRVKVSSVQLTSYFSGYSEIMELREERKQALGPRFVLKDFHEQFLSYGSAPVKTIRELMQ, from the coding sequence ATGATCAAATCCAAAATCGCCCTGGCCGTCCTGCTGACGACTTTCGCGCTGGCGCCAGTTGACGCTGCCAAGTCCAAGAAGCCCGCCAAGGGAAAAACCGGCACCTCCGCCAAGGCCAAGGGCAAGCAAGGCAAAGCCAAGGCCCCGGTGGCCAGACAGCGCAAGGCTGGCGCCGTGCGCCAGGAAGCGCGTGCCGAGGCACCGGCAAGCCGGGCATCGAACGACGCGCCGGGCGACCGCCGCTTCAATACCGTCAGCATGCAGTTCCTGGGCGCGCTGTGGCGCATGGACCCGGAAGGCGCCATCTACGCCGGTAAATACGACAGCGCCGCCAGCCTTACCATCCCCAGCCCGGAACGGCGCGCCCAGCAGCTCGCGTTCATCGACGACTGGCTGGAACGATTCGGCAAGCTCGATCCGGCGCGCCTGTCGCCCAAACAGCGCACCGATCACGCCCTGATCGTCAACAAGCTCAATGCCGACAAGTGGTACCTGACCACCTTCCGCGAATTTGAATGGAATCCGGCGCTGCACAATGTCGCCGGGCCACTCGACCTGATTCTCGGCTCCAGCTACGCGGCCAAGCCGCAGCGCCTGCGCACCCTGCTGCGGCGCCTGGCCCAGGTGCCGGCCTTTTACGCGGCGGCCCAGGCCGGGCTGGTCAATCCGACCCGCGAGCATACCCAGCTGGCGCTGGAGCAGGCACCGGGCACCCTGGTGGTGCTGGCGGACCTGGGCAAGGCAGCCCAGGAATCGATCCTCACGCCGGCCGAAAAGAACCAGTTCGCCCAGCGTATCGCCGCGGCCGGCAGCGCCGTTCTCGCCTACACCGACTTCTTGCGGGAACTCGACCAGAAGCAGCAGGCCAGCAACAGCGCACGCTCGTTCCGCATCGGCAAAGCGCTGTATGAACAAAAATTCGCCCACGACATCCAGGCCAGCGTGAGCGCCGAACAGATGTACCGCAAGGCGCTCACCGCGCGCGACGAGCTGCTGGCGCGCATGGACCAGCTGTCCGACGAGTTGTGGCCGAAGTATATGGCAGGCACACCGAAGCCGGCCGACCGCTTCCGGAAGATCGGCATGGTGATCGACACGCTGTCGGCCAACCACGTGGCGGCCAAGGACTTCTTCCCCGAGATCCGGCGCCAGATTCCGGTGCTGTCGGACTGGGTGGTGCAGAACAACCTGCTCACGCTGGACCCGCAAAAGCCGCTCGTGGTACGCGAGACGCCCATGTACCAGCGCGGCCTGGCCGGTGCCAGCATCGATGCGCCGGGACCGTACCGTCCCAAGGACCGTACCTTCTACAACGTCACCCCGCTCGATGGCCTCACGCCCGAGCAGGCCGAGAGCACGCTGCGCGAATACAACCACTGGATCCTGCAGATCCTGAATATTCACGAAGCCATTCCCGGCCACTACGCGCAGCTGGTCTATGCCAACAAGTCGCCATCGCTGATCAAGGCACTGTTTGGCAACGGCGCCATGATCGAAGGCTGGGCCGTGTACGGCGAGCGCATGATGCTCGAATCGGGCTACGGCGGCAATACGCCCGAAATGTGGCTCATGTACTCCAAGTGGAACCTGCGCGTGGTGACCAACACCATCCTTGACTACAATGTCCACGTGCTGGGCATGACGGAAGCGCAAGCCATGGACCTGCTGATGCGCCAGGCCTTCCAGACCCGCAGCCAGGCCAGCGAGAAGTGGCACCGGGTGAAGGTGTCGTCGGTGCAGCTGACCAGCTACTTCAGCGGCTACAGCGAAATCATGGAACTGCGCGAAGAGCGCAAGCAGGCCCTGGGCCCGCGCTTCGTGCTCAAGGACTTCCACGAGCAGTTCCTGAGCTATGGCAGCGCACCTGTCAAGACCATCCGGGAATTGATGCAGTGA
- a CDS encoding MBL fold metallo-hydrolase, with amino-acid sequence MITSKLKQTALAAMLALAATAAHAAAPMAKTQAPGFQRMMLGAFEVTTLSDGTVDLPVDQLLSLKPQQTVKLLDKAHLAVPLETSVNAYLINTGSKLVLVDTGAGALFGPTVGRLLASLKAAGYEAGQVDEVLITHFHGDHVGGLLDGAKAAFPNATIRADKRESDFWLSQANMDKAPPEMNNFFKGAMMATKPYVDNGQFKPFDGDTEIVPGIRATSAYGHTPGHTTYLVESAGKQLLLVGDLIHVGAIQFNEPGVTIKFDSDPKTAAAARATAFQRAAKAGMLIGATHLSFPGIGYLYSDGKSYRYAPVNYTRARD; translated from the coding sequence ATGATCACATCCAAGTTGAAGCAAACCGCACTGGCAGCGATGCTGGCGCTGGCCGCCACCGCGGCCCACGCCGCCGCGCCGATGGCCAAGACCCAGGCCCCGGGCTTCCAGCGCATGATGCTCGGCGCCTTTGAGGTCACCACGCTGAGCGACGGCACGGTGGACCTGCCGGTGGACCAGCTGCTGTCGCTGAAGCCGCAGCAAACCGTCAAGCTGCTCGACAAGGCGCACCTGGCCGTGCCGCTGGAAACCTCCGTCAACGCTTACCTGATCAACACCGGCAGCAAGCTGGTACTGGTCGATACGGGCGCCGGCGCCCTGTTCGGCCCCACGGTGGGCCGTCTCCTGGCCAGCCTGAAAGCGGCCGGCTACGAAGCAGGCCAGGTCGACGAGGTACTGATCACCCACTTCCACGGCGACCATGTGGGCGGCCTGCTCGATGGCGCCAAGGCAGCCTTCCCGAATGCCACCATCCGCGCCGACAAGCGCGAATCGGACTTCTGGCTCAGCCAGGCCAATATGGACAAGGCGCCGCCCGAAATGAATAACTTCTTCAAGGGTGCCATGATGGCCACCAAGCCGTATGTCGACAATGGCCAGTTCAAGCCCTTCGATGGCGACACCGAGATCGTGCCCGGTATCCGCGCCACCTCGGCCTATGGCCACACGCCCGGCCACACCACCTACCTGGTCGAAAGCGCCGGCAAGCAGCTGCTGCTGGTGGGCGACCTGATTCACGTGGGCGCCATCCAGTTCAACGAGCCTGGCGTGACCATCAAGTTCGACAGCGATCCGAAGACAGCCGCCGCGGCGCGCGCCACGGCCTTCCAGCGCGCGGCCAAAGCGGGCATGCTCATCGGGGCGACGCACCTGTCGTTTCCCGGCATCGGCTATCTTTACAGCGACGGCAAGTCCTACCGCTACGCACCGGTCAACTACACGCGCGCCAGGGATTAA
- a CDS encoding DEAD/DEAH box helicase has product MTTPALQAAFDALSGNQKLILALMAMAGEPMGRVRIAEHLKQAQVSDADDDQMAHDLAKMQAAGMASQVTTRGWVASADLAWPAMKAALDAGHFAPLWSAYVDLTPLRRNWEGNAILRSYRQGVALLRMALVGGAPPSEVMALLASCMSCHEASYLHPIIDICARPFEPEMLARIHPSMRDQVLTVLIDHSQREPLLAPLVRPFAERHLANASSSMALRVAMTEHFILCARLADAVQAIKGLDESQALYFSSAILMLRDDVAAALTGFEAALKALRRESGKRKAYFSGIGGYLYVLGMLRSGDPRQLKNADAYLDIATRAVQNHDTAAYQQLSMLRQVRAGTVDPEVFPTRSWETAMQPFMLRALMHFWLSQPQLQDKRAALEDMLAISEQAGFDLISAQLASVLGHLGGVSHERRATELRQVHHVSDMALWFAREEAWERQLNALINLQPPVNAEVVKEARLVWLVKYDAHWGIQSLEPREQKRDAQGGWSRGRPVALKRLYEDGDKMDFLTAQDLVVTRLIQELRYYSGGYRYELDDEAAIVALIGHPLLFWMESPGTRVEVLPGEPELLVKADPVNVTITMRPPVTGADDDVLITRETPTRLRVVRVTDEHRRIGSIIGEKGLVVPLAAEKQVLKAISAISSIVTVQSDIGGGAADIAQVPADSRMHVHLLPYQQGLRMQIQVRPLPGSGAYYTPGSGAESVIADVNGVRTEARRDLNAEREAERQLVAACQALEEAELDHGEWLIGQPVICLELLTELQAMDPARVIIAWPEGEPFRVTQQADSKSMRLSIKRDKDWFAASGEIQVDENRVLDLRTLLDSLKSNRSRFVALGDNQFMALSSELHRRLMDLSSFGTEHGGAVRVHALASFALEELARSVDAVDTDKAWREHLKRIASSAAFTPVLPTTLQADLRDYQVEGFEWLARLAHLGVGACLADDMGLGKTLQALALIVSRAPQGPTLVIAPTSVCTNWMAEASRFAPTLNLKLFGSGDRLAMLADAGPFDLVVASYGLLQLEAPLFAKVRWTNIVLDEAQAIKNNATKRSQAVMALQGDFRMVATGTPLENHLGELWNLFRFINPGLLGSADQFNVRFAGPIERSQDKALEAEARSRLRRLIQPFILRRTKAQVLAELPPRTEIVLPVELTEDETALYESLRRDAIEKLTTTEAPEGQKSIQILAEMMRLRRACCNPNLVAPELALQSSKLLAFSRLVDDLLANRHKVLVFSQFVDHLTLIRRHLETRGVSYQYLDGATSMQERQKRVEAFQGGEGDVFLISLKAGGVGINLTAADYVIHMDPWWNPAVEDQASDRAHRMGQQRPVTIYRLVARHTIEEGIVELHKHKRDLADSLLEGSDVSARLSPDDMLRMLREGA; this is encoded by the coding sequence ATGACCACACCAGCACTGCAGGCGGCATTCGATGCACTGAGCGGCAACCAGAAGCTGATTCTGGCCCTCATGGCGATGGCAGGCGAGCCAATGGGCCGCGTACGCATTGCCGAACACCTCAAGCAGGCGCAGGTAAGCGACGCCGACGACGACCAGATGGCGCACGACCTGGCCAAGATGCAGGCGGCCGGCATGGCCTCGCAGGTGACCACCCGCGGCTGGGTGGCCAGCGCCGATCTGGCCTGGCCAGCCATGAAGGCGGCGCTCGACGCCGGCCACTTCGCTCCCCTGTGGTCGGCCTATGTCGACTTGACGCCGCTGCGCCGCAACTGGGAGGGCAATGCCATTCTGCGCAGCTACCGCCAGGGTGTGGCGCTGCTGCGCATGGCGCTGGTGGGCGGCGCGCCGCCATCGGAAGTGATGGCGCTGCTGGCGTCCTGCATGAGCTGCCACGAGGCCAGCTACCTGCATCCGATCATCGATATCTGTGCCCGCCCGTTCGAGCCCGAGATGCTGGCCCGCATCCACCCGTCGATGCGCGACCAGGTGCTCACGGTCCTGATCGACCATTCGCAGCGCGAGCCACTGCTGGCGCCACTGGTGCGGCCCTTCGCCGAGCGCCACCTGGCCAACGCCTCGTCTTCCATGGCGCTGCGGGTGGCCATGACGGAGCACTTCATTCTGTGCGCACGCCTGGCCGACGCAGTGCAGGCAATCAAGGGCCTGGACGAATCACAGGCGCTGTACTTCAGCAGCGCGATCCTGATGCTGCGCGACGACGTGGCTGCCGCGCTGACCGGCTTCGAGGCGGCCCTCAAGGCGTTACGGCGCGAGTCGGGCAAGCGCAAGGCTTACTTTTCCGGCATCGGCGGCTACCTGTACGTGCTCGGCATGCTGCGCAGCGGCGACCCCAGGCAGCTCAAGAATGCCGACGCCTACCTCGATATCGCCACGCGCGCGGTGCAGAACCACGACACCGCCGCCTACCAGCAACTGAGCATGCTGCGCCAGGTCCGCGCCGGCACGGTCGATCCGGAAGTGTTCCCCACCCGCAGTTGGGAAACCGCGATGCAGCCCTTCATGCTGCGTGCGCTGATGCACTTCTGGCTCTCGCAGCCGCAGCTGCAGGACAAGCGCGCGGCGCTGGAAGACATGCTGGCAATTTCCGAGCAGGCGGGCTTTGACCTGATCAGCGCCCAGCTGGCATCGGTGCTGGGTCATCTGGGCGGCGTCAGCCACGAGCGGCGCGCCACCGAGCTGCGCCAGGTCCACCATGTCTCGGACATGGCGCTCTGGTTCGCGCGCGAGGAAGCGTGGGAGCGCCAGCTCAATGCCCTCATCAACCTGCAGCCGCCGGTCAATGCAGAAGTGGTCAAGGAAGCGCGCCTGGTGTGGCTGGTCAAATACGACGCCCACTGGGGCATCCAGAGCCTGGAGCCGCGCGAGCAAAAGCGCGATGCGCAGGGTGGCTGGAGCCGCGGCCGCCCGGTGGCGTTGAAGCGCCTGTACGAGGACGGCGACAAGATGGATTTCCTGACCGCGCAAGACCTTGTCGTCACGCGCCTGATCCAGGAGCTGCGCTACTACAGCGGTGGCTACCGCTACGAACTCGATGATGAAGCAGCCATCGTGGCCCTCATTGGCCACCCCCTGCTGTTCTGGATGGAGTCTCCCGGCACGCGGGTCGAAGTGCTGCCGGGGGAGCCGGAGCTGCTGGTCAAGGCCGACCCGGTCAACGTGACCATCACCATGCGCCCGCCCGTCACCGGGGCCGACGACGATGTGCTGATCACGCGCGAAACGCCAACCCGGCTGCGCGTGGTGCGCGTGACGGACGAACACCGCCGCATCGGCTCCATCATCGGTGAAAAGGGGCTGGTGGTGCCGCTGGCGGCCGAAAAGCAGGTGCTCAAGGCGATCAGCGCCATTTCGTCCATCGTCACCGTGCAGTCGGACATTGGCGGCGGCGCCGCCGACATCGCGCAGGTGCCGGCCGACAGCCGCATGCACGTGCACCTGCTGCCCTACCAGCAGGGACTGCGCATGCAGATCCAGGTGCGGCCGCTGCCGGGGTCCGGTGCCTATTACACGCCCGGCTCCGGTGCCGAGAGCGTGATTGCCGACGTCAACGGCGTGCGCACCGAAGCGCGGCGCGACCTCAATGCCGAGCGCGAAGCCGAGCGCCAGCTGGTGGCCGCCTGCCAGGCACTGGAGGAAGCCGAACTCGATCACGGCGAATGGCTGATCGGCCAGCCCGTGATCTGCCTGGAGCTGCTGACCGAACTGCAGGCCATGGACCCGGCGCGCGTCATCATCGCCTGGCCCGAGGGCGAACCATTCCGGGTGACCCAGCAGGCCGACTCCAAGTCCATGCGCCTGTCCATCAAGCGCGACAAGGACTGGTTCGCGGCCAGTGGCGAGATCCAGGTGGACGAGAACCGCGTGCTCGACCTGCGCACCCTGCTCGATTCGCTCAAATCCAACCGCAGCCGCTTCGTGGCGCTGGGCGACAACCAGTTCATGGCCCTGTCGTCGGAACTGCACCGGCGCCTCATGGACCTGTCCAGCTTTGGCACCGAGCATGGCGGGGCCGTGCGCGTGCATGCGCTGGCCAGCTTTGCGCTGGAAGAACTGGCGCGCAGTGTGGACGCGGTCGACACCGACAAGGCCTGGCGCGAACACCTCAAGCGCATCGCATCGAGCGCGGCGTTTACGCCGGTGCTGCCCACCACCCTGCAGGCCGACCTGCGCGACTACCAGGTGGAAGGCTTCGAATGGCTGGCGCGCCTGGCGCACCTGGGCGTGGGTGCCTGCCTGGCCGACGACATGGGCCTTGGCAAGACACTGCAGGCGCTGGCCCTGATCGTCTCGCGCGCGCCGCAGGGTCCCACCCTGGTGATCGCGCCCACCTCGGTGTGCACCAACTGGATGGCCGAGGCGAGCCGCTTTGCCCCGACCCTGAACCTCAAGCTGTTCGGCAGCGGCGACCGGCTCGCCATGCTGGCCGATGCCGGTCCGTTCGACCTGGTGGTGGCCAGTTACGGCCTGCTGCAGCTCGAAGCGCCGCTCTTTGCCAAGGTACGCTGGACCAATATCGTGCTCGACGAAGCCCAGGCCATCAAGAACAACGCCACCAAGCGCTCGCAGGCCGTGATGGCGCTGCAGGGAGACTTCCGCATGGTGGCCACCGGCACGCCGCTGGAAAACCACCTGGGCGAATTGTGGAACCTGTTCAGGTTTATCAATCCCGGCCTGCTCGGTTCGGCGGACCAGTTCAACGTGCGCTTCGCAGGTCCCATCGAGCGTTCGCAGGACAAGGCGCTGGAGGCAGAAGCGCGCAGCCGGCTGCGGCGCCTGATCCAGCCTTTCATCCTGCGCCGCACCAAGGCCCAGGTGCTGGCCGAACTGCCACCGCGCACCGAGATCGTGCTGCCGGTTGAACTGACCGAGGACGAAACGGCGCTCTACGAATCACTGCGCCGCGACGCCATTGAAAAACTCACCACCACCGAAGCGCCGGAAGGCCAGAAGTCGATCCAGATCCTGGCCGAAATGATGCGTTTGCGCCGTGCCTGCTGCAACCCCAACCTGGTGGCACCCGAGCTGGCCCTCCAGAGCAGCAAGCTGCTGGCATTTTCGCGCCTGGTGGACGACCTGCTGGCCAACCGCCACAAGGTGCTGGTGTTCAGCCAGTTCGTGGACCACCTGACGCTGATCCGGCGCCACCTCGAAACGCGCGGCGTGAGCTACCAGTACCTGGACGGCGCCACCAGTATGCAGGAGCGCCAGAAGCGGGTGGAAGCGTTCCAGGGCGGTGAAGGCGATGTGTTCCTCATCAGCCTCAAGGCCGGCGGCGTGGGCATCAACCTCACCGCCGCCGATTATGTGATCCACATGGACCCGTGGTGGAACCCGGCGGTGGAAGACCAGGCCAGCGACCGCGCCCATCGCATGGGCCAGCAAAGGCCGGTTACAATCTACCGCCTGGTGGCACGGCATACCATCGAGGAAGGCATCGTGGAGCTGCACAAGCACAAGCGCGACCTGGCCGACAGCCTGCTCGAAGGCAGCGACGTGTCGGCCCGCCTGTCGCCGGACGACATGCTGCGCATGCTGCGCGAAGGCGCGTAG